Proteins co-encoded in one Stomoxys calcitrans chromosome 5, idStoCalc2.1, whole genome shotgun sequence genomic window:
- the LOC106096267 gene encoding LOW QUALITY PROTEIN: uncharacterized protein LOC106096267 (The sequence of the model RefSeq protein was modified relative to this genomic sequence to represent the inferred CDS: substituted 1 base at 1 genomic stop codon): MENFKQPSSFGDEPGLVKKAQGRNSLHFINGTAAANGTAPTNSITSINTLTGKINLDTSSLNDCERGYVPTVGRWGAEWPSXLAEALVRHAGAAAGNPGLSAGSIRTGLTTAIDTDQDKPNKNGTALPCSNGHRQNNDSTDDDDDDDDYGHEYTCIGNEPPCNLTSNPSSERCISINKLLEEQHHKWWWTTYEKETTSSATNGSSRPPSSAGSPEMWQGRDGYNFEAFNQTNGVWPLGHPLPLPDWASAQDDDSPKGILHFDSVWQYEDLIAIIETKLQRMLEETHYDTIHLFNAFYEAFKRTRRSDLKSFYQFYDIPINRRHHMCVSLAMEIMARIVELFPVLQHYLYIVSCEEQVASLAEYIETAEEVGGLNSPHANVEKEHAMVAMKISISGREGFLILDPGYHVGRCVTIMKDQNYPNTGWFTQSKEAHIQRDYCYSYSKYSPKYVEWKEREIRGDETNYKSSLVYVEQPYVTAIDVTVRRNLVYNFRSLLSRDAKGRVYAGIYLPLVPNTNEAHFTLFYEGSNSEQRVKAKFMFNIFKHPNKIPENVYQHLENMAPQLNMPIKELSKLLISLAEAVMDQDFIQQVLTINDDIGNMSTN; encoded by the exons ATGG AGAATTTTAAACAACCATCGAGTTTTGGAGACGAGCCGGGCCTGGTGAAAAAAGCACAGGGCCGGAATAGTCTGCATTTTATTAACGGCACTGCAGCTGCCAACGGCACTGCTCCGACCAATTCAATTACATCAATTAACACGCTAACAGGCAAAATTAATCTAGACACATCATCACTTAATGATTGCGAACGGGGCTATGTGCCAACGGTTGGACGTTGGGGGGCCGAATGGCCTAGTTGACTCGCCGAAGCCTTGGTTCGACATGCCGGCGCCGCCGCCGGCAACCCCGGGTTATCGGCGGGATCGATACGGACTGGATTGACTACAGCCATCGATACTGATCAAGATAAACCCAACAAAAATGGAACTGCACTACCATGCAGTAACGGTCATAGACAAAACAATGACTCaaccgatgatgatgatgatgacgatgactacGGCCATGAGTATACATGCATTGGAAATGAACCACCATGCAATTTGACATCAAATCCATCGTCGGAACGATGCATTAGCATCAACAAACTGTTGGAGGAGCAACATCACAAATGGTGGTGGACCACATATGAGAAAGAGACGACGTCATCCGCAACTAATGGATCGTCGCGGCCACCATCCTCCGCAGGTTCGCCCGAGATGTGGCAAGGCAGAGATGGCTATAATTTTGAAGCTTTCAATCAAACCAATGGGGTTTGGCCTCTGGGCCATCCGCTGCCCCTTCCGGATTGGGCTAGTGCTCAGGACGACGACTCCCCCAAAGGTATCCTACACTTCGATTCCGTTTGGCAGTATGAAGATTTGATTGCTATTATCGAAACGAAGCTGCAACGCATGTTAGAGGAGACCCACTACGACACTATTCATCTATTTAATGCATTCTATGAAGCCTTCAAGCGAACTCGTCGCTCGGATCTAAAATCATTTTACCAATTCTATGACATACCCATTAATCGTCGCCATCACATGTGCGTATCACTGGCCATGGAGATAATGGCTCGCATAGTGGAATTGTTCCCAGTGCTGCAACACTATCTATACATAGTATCGTGCGAAGAACAAGTGGCTTCTCTAGCGGAATACATTGAGACTGCCGAAGAAGTGGGAGGCCTCAATTCTCCCCATGCCAACGTAGAGAAAGAGCACGCAATGGTGGCCATGAAAATAAGCATTAGTGGACGGGAAGGCTTTCTGATTTTAGATCCGGGATATCATGTTGGACGTTGTGTTACCATAATGAAGGACCAAAACTATCCTAACACAG gATGGTTTACACAATCAAAAGAAGCACATATCCAACGCGATTACTGCTACAGTTACAGCAAATATAGTCCCAAGTATGTGGAGTGGAAGGAACGCGAAATTCGAGGAGATGAAACCAATTACAAATCTTCATTGGTCTATGTTGAACAGCCCTATGTAACAGCCATTGATGTGACAGTGCGTCGaaacttggtatacaattttagaTCTTTGCTATCGCGTGATGCCAAAGGACGGGTATATGCTGGTATATATTTACCGTTGGTCCCCAACACCAATGAAGCCCATTTCACACTATTCTACGAAGGTTCAAATTCTGAGCAAAGGGTAAAAGCCAAGTTTATGTTCAATATCTTCAAGCACCCGAACAAG ATACCAGAAAATGTTTACCAACATTTGGAGAACATGGCTCCCCAATTGAATATGCCCATTAAGGAACTGTCCAAGCTGTTGATATCATTGGCCGAAGCTGTAATGGATCAAGACTTTATTCAACAAGTTTTGACCATCAATGATGACATTGGCAATATGTCAACAAATTGA
- the LOC106096300 gene encoding protein transport protein Sec61 subunit beta → MPAPASSTSVGSGTRSPSKLSSPAPRSGGAGGSNLKQRKTASSSTTAPRSRAAGGAGAGGMWRFYTDDSPGIKVGPVPVLVMSLLFIASVFMLHIWGKYNRS, encoded by the exons ATg CCTGCTCCAGCTAGTTCTACTTCAGTAGGAAGCGGTACCCGCTCACCCAGTAAATTATCATCACCTGCACCACGAAGTGGTGGAGCTGGAGGTAGCAATCTGAAACAACGTAAAACAGCAAGTAGCAGTACTACCGCTCCCAGAAGCCGAGCCGCTGGTGGTGCCGGAGCCGGTGGTATGTGGCGCTTCTACACAGATGACTCCCCTGGCATTAAAGT AGGTCCCGTTCCTGTTTTGGTGATGTCTCTTTTGTTCATTGCTTCCGTTTTTATGCTACACATCTGGGGAAAATACAACCGCTCTTAA
- the LOC106096302 gene encoding sprouty-related, EVH1 domain-containing protein 2 — MTEGGHESDFLVTVRAQVMTRDESTEGWLPLAGGGLANVSIRKRARLSPGATGHEYIIYGQRISDQSVILSCVINRDLKYYKVMPTFHHWRAGKQRNGLTFQAAADARAFDKGVLRAYNELIDGMAKSNPSIICPPLTKYDSVGEDDVFMTLDLPCESLDNKQKGQSSPEGSENSQSSFTDRGERFNEGTPEKNDKEIAKIHYISGENSCLQTNQQPVTSIATAQKNVSATTATTTTTTTATVETSPAIAPSENYSYVTLTAVHDYNYPVVDQPVAAQVLTRCDSITTLKKLNAIEASHCLVSQSSPISNVLIKDPDIDILKHKMQKSSHNQMRMRCRYCQELYSDEWNRRGACEFAPDCFRSGFECISGIGCARCMLYHFMKDSEGETPQHPCECNGENGCTKRWIGLTLLSLLVPCLWCYPPLRVCHLIGISCGICGGKHKPQV; from the exons ATGACAGAAGGAGGACATGAAAG CGATTTTCTAGTAACAGTAAGAGCGCAGGTAATGACTAGAGACGAAAGTACCGAAGGTTGGTTACCATTGGCAGGGGGTGGTCTGGCCAACGTTTCAATTCGTAAACGTGCCAGGCTATCCCCTGGGGCTACTGGACATGAATATATCATTTACGGGCAGAGAATTTCGGATCAAAGT GTCATTCTAAGCTGTGTTATAAACCGTGACTTGAAATATTACAAAGTCATGCCAACTTTTCATCACTGGCGCGCTGGTAAACAGAGGAACGGTCTAACTTTTCAGGCAGCGGCCGATGCCAGGGCTTTCGACAAAGGTGTTCTACGTGCATACAATGAACTCATAGAtggcatggctaaatcaaatCCTTCCATTATTTGTCCCCCATTGACCAAATATGATTCTGTTGGAGAAGATGATGTTTTTATg ACTTTGGACTTACCATGCGAATCTTTGGACAATAAGCAGAAAGGGCAATCAAGTCCAGAAGGGAGTGAAAATAGCCAAT CCAGCTTTACTGATCGCGGGGAACGATTTAACGAAGGAACACCAGAAAAGAATGACAaagaaattgccaaaattcattaCATATCGGGTGAAAACTCATGTTTGCAAACTAATCAACAACCAGTCACTTCTATTGCAACAGCTCAAAAGAATGTTTCGGCCACCACCGCTACTACAACGACAACTACAACAGCAACTGTTGAGACATCACCAGCTATAGCTCCTAGCGAGAATTACTCTTATGTAACATTAACAGCG gttcaTGACTACAATTATCCTGTGGTAGATCAACCCGTTGCAGCACAAGTTCTAACGCGCTGTGACTCAATAACAACACTGAAGAAACTTAACGCGATCGAAGCCTCGCACTGTCTCGTATCTCAGTCTTCGCCCATTTCAAATGTTCTTATCAAGGATCCTGACATTGATATTCTCAAACACAAGATGCAGAAATCATCACATAATCAAATGAGAATGAGATGTCGCTATTGCCAAGAACTCTACAGTGATGAATGGAATCGTCGTGGTGCTTGTGAATTTGCACCGGATTGTTTCCGTTCCGGCTTTGAGTGTATATCTGGTATTGGTTGTGCGCGTTGTATGCTTTACCATTTTATGAAGGACTCCGAGGGAGAAACGCCCCAGCATCCGTGTGAATGCAATGGTGAGAATGGCTGCACTAAACG GTGGATCGGATTAACCTTATTGTCGCTATTAGTGCCCTGCTTGTGGTGCTATCCACCATTAAGAGTATGTCATCTAATTGGCATATCGTGTGGAATTTGCGGTGGGAAACATAAACCGCAGGTCTGA